The following are encoded together in the Candidatus Methylomirabilis oxygeniifera genome:
- a CDS encoding conserved protein of unknown function (Evidence 4 : Homologs of previously reported genes of unknown function), producing the protein MQKTITKRLQGRRLQDDKLRELILYIARESEGDPSFGATKLNKLLFYADFLAYKHLGGAITKQEYQALDQGPAPRKLVPLLQKMEKVCEVATQKTDYHNYTQNRTIALRTANLDRFKPEEVVLVSRIIRQCWGKTARHMSDLSHQFIGWRLANIGDTIPYPVALISEREPTKTEINYARSLQSLAKKCLSSNVT; encoded by the coding sequence ATGCAGAAAACAATCACAAAACGCTTACAAGGACGAAGATTGCAGGACGACAAGCTGCGAGAACTGATTCTCTATATCGCTAGGGAGTCCGAAGGCGATCCTTCATTCGGAGCTACAAAGCTCAACAAGCTGCTCTTCTATGCGGACTTCCTTGCTTATAAGCATCTTGGTGGGGCAATCACCAAACAGGAGTATCAAGCTCTCGATCAAGGGCCAGCACCTCGGAAGTTAGTGCCTTTACTGCAAAAGATGGAGAAGGTGTGTGAAGTTGCTACCCAGAAGACAGACTACCATAACTATACCCAAAATCGAACCATCGCTCTCAGAACAGCAAACCTAGACCGATTCAAACCAGAAGAGGTTGTTTTAGTGAGCCGGATCATCCGTCAATGCTGGGGTAAGACTGCACGCCACATGAGCGATCTCTCGCACCAGTTCATAGGATGGCGCCTGGCTAACATAGGAGACACGATTCCTTATCCTGTTGCACTAATAAGCGAGCGTGAGCCTACCAAAACAGAAATCAATTACGCTCGGTCTCTGCAATCGTTGGCGAAGAAATGCTTGTCTTCCAATGTTACCTAA
- a CDS encoding protein of unknown function (Evidence 5 : No homology to any previously reported sequences), whose translation MLPNLRCVIKEKRFESELKRIKTNPRRADDFVEGPEWVLSRDPEQGTQVEEDPPVWFLGIEDDSSHLTAAIYYTFDENHVWLLSIRTI comes from the coding sequence ATGTTACCTAACCTGCGATGTGTAATTAAAGAGAAGCGATTTGAAAGCGAGCTTAAGCGGATCAAAACCAATCCGCGCCGTGCGGATGATTTTGTTGAGGGTCCAGAGTGGGTATTGTCACGCGATCCTGAACAAGGAACGCAAGTAGAGGAAGATCCGCCGGTCTGGTTCTTGGGCATTGAGGATGACAGTTCGCACCTAACGGCGGCTATTTACTACACCTTCGACGAGAACCATGTTTGGCTTCTTTCAATCAGGACCATATAG
- a CDS encoding protein of unknown function (Evidence 5 : No homology to any previously reported sequences) → MSNHGALAELDAVIDKHLRF, encoded by the coding sequence ATGAGTAACCACGGGGCATTGGCGGAGTTAGACGCAGTGATCGACAAGCACTTGCGATTCTAA
- the rnb gene encoding putative exoribonuclease II (Evidence 3 : Function proposed based on presence of conserved amino acid motif, structural feature or limited homology), whose product MNYTGQGHRYGLQAIARRAMLARGLLPDFSPAVVREISGLTRPAAKPTPSIRDLRRLCWCSIDNDDSRDLDQLTVAEPLGGGAVKILVAVADVDALVRKGSAVDAHAQHNTTSVYTEAEIFPMLPLPLSTDLTSLNEDEDRLAVVIEMVVNQDGSLGSSDIYRALVVNHAKLTYHSVAAWLDGREPAPGRVATVTGLDEQLRVQDRVAQTLRTVRHMHGALSLETIEPRAVFEDDVLTDLRAEDKNRAQELIEDLMIAANRVTVRYLEARGLPSLRRILRSPDRWQRIVDLAAHMGERLPPEPDAVALETFLSIRRRMDPVRFPDLSLTVVKLIGRGEYVVEGPDRTTPGHFGLAIPAYTHSTAPNRRFPDLLTQRLLKAALAEHRVPYSFEELGALAQHCTEQEDHASKVERRVRKSAAALLLESKIGQHFDAIVTGASRKGTWVRIIHPSAEGKVIQGFEGLDVGDRVRVKLLDTNVEQGFIDFARV is encoded by the coding sequence ATGAATTACACCGGACAAGGACATCGCTACGGTCTCCAGGCAATTGCGCGCCGCGCGATGCTGGCGCGCGGGCTGCTCCCGGATTTTTCACCCGCCGTCGTCCGGGAGATCAGTGGACTCACACGTCCGGCGGCCAAGCCTACCCCATCCATCCGGGATCTGCGACGCCTGTGCTGGTGCTCAATCGATAATGACGACTCCCGCGACCTCGATCAGCTTACGGTCGCAGAACCCCTCGGCGGCGGAGCGGTAAAGATCCTGGTAGCGGTCGCGGACGTTGACGCGCTGGTGCGCAAGGGGTCCGCCGTCGATGCCCACGCTCAGCACAACACCACGTCCGTCTACACAGAGGCCGAGATCTTCCCGATGCTCCCCCTGCCCCTCTCCACCGATCTCACGTCGCTCAACGAGGATGAGGACCGGCTGGCCGTCGTGATCGAGATGGTGGTCAACCAGGATGGCTCGCTCGGGAGTTCGGATATCTATCGCGCATTGGTCGTCAACCACGCGAAGCTTACCTATCACAGCGTGGCCGCCTGGCTCGACGGCAGAGAGCCCGCCCCGGGACGAGTGGCCACCGTGACCGGGCTCGACGAGCAACTCCGCGTCCAGGACCGGGTGGCTCAGACACTGCGGACCGTGCGACACATGCACGGCGCGCTCAGCCTGGAGACGATCGAGCCGCGCGCCGTGTTTGAGGACGACGTGCTGACCGATCTGCGCGCAGAGGACAAGAACCGGGCCCAGGAGCTGATCGAGGATCTTATGATTGCGGCGAATCGTGTGACGGTCCGGTACCTCGAGGCGCGGGGCCTGCCGTCACTGCGCCGGATCTTGCGTTCACCGGACCGATGGCAGCGGATTGTAGATCTGGCAGCCCACATGGGGGAACGGCTTCCACCAGAGCCGGACGCCGTCGCTCTGGAGACGTTTCTATCGATACGGCGCCGGATGGACCCGGTGCGGTTTCCCGATCTCTCGTTGACCGTCGTCAAGCTGATCGGACGAGGCGAGTATGTGGTGGAGGGTCCCGACCGGACGACGCCGGGCCACTTCGGCTTGGCGATCCCGGCCTACACGCACTCCACGGCCCCGAACCGGCGTTTCCCGGACCTGCTGACGCAGCGGCTGCTCAAAGCCGCGCTGGCTGAACACCGGGTCCCGTACAGCTTTGAAGAGCTCGGCGCGCTCGCGCAGCACTGTACCGAGCAGGAAGACCATGCGAGCAAGGTCGAGCGACGGGTCCGGAAATCGGCGGCCGCGCTGCTCCTCGAATCAAAGATCGGGCAGCACTTCGACGCCATCGTCACTGGCGCGTCCAGGAAAGGGACCTGGGTGCGTATCATCCATCCCTCCGCAGAGGGTAAGGTTATCCAGGGGTTCGAGGGACTGGACGTCGGCGATCGGGTCCGCGTCAAACTCCTCGACACCAATGTGGAGCAAGGGTTCATCGACTTCGCGCGGGTGTAA
- a CDS encoding Conserved hypothetical protein (Evidence 4 : Homologs of previously reported genes of unknown function), producing the protein MIWAPVVTPLFHRRKKKASRSLQEAIDAAVRMILADPLIGTPKVGVLKGVRVFKFTHQELEYLVAYRLEIQKRLIRLLAVGPHENFYRDLQRRTTAG; encoded by the coding sequence GTGATTTGGGCGCCGGTGGTCACGCCTCTCTTCCACCGGCGGAAGAAAAAAGCCTCAAGGTCCCTGCAGGAGGCTATCGATGCCGCAGTCCGGATGATCCTCGCTGATCCCCTGATCGGTACGCCGAAGGTCGGTGTGTTAAAAGGAGTGCGAGTTTTCAAGTTCACCCACCAAGAGTTAGAATATCTGGTAGCCTACCGACTGGAAATACAAAAACGACTGATCCGACTCCTGGCCGTTGGCCCTCATGAAAATTTCTACCGTGACCTCCAACGGAGAACTACGGCGGGATGA
- a CDS encoding Conserved hypothetical protein (Evidence 4 : Homologs of previously reported genes of unknown function): MAGSVLPIRLDPVLKKRLTAKAKAEGRSVSEQVRYYALLAMIAEENPELPLSMIQDILEGDEQAKQGLLEPYPWGVL, from the coding sequence ATGGCCGGCTCAGTGCTTCCGATCCGCTTAGACCCTGTACTGAAGAAACGCCTCACCGCCAAGGCCAAGGCTGAAGGGCGGAGTGTATCGGAACAGGTCCGCTACTACGCCCTCCTGGCCATGATCGCAGAGGAAAACCCGGAGCTGCCGCTCTCCATGATCCAGGACATCCTGGAAGGGGATGAACAGGCAAAGCAAGGACTCCTGGAGCCGTATCCCTGGGGAGTGCTGTGA
- the fdhA gene encoding Formate dehydrogenase, alpha subunit (fdhA2) (Evidence 2b : Function of strongly homologous gene; Product type e : enzyme) → MGDAVISLTIDGSVVTVQPGATVLDAVNRLGIPLSQLCKDPDRPALGACRTCLVKVEGIRGFPASCHLPAREGMAVSTNDPDLTRIRNGVFDLTCGMAIPSFDRPGFGQLSDACARLGFFQRRHMPTLSRHTPVDESKSFFILDRDACILCGRCTVACDDVQQIGAIALLGRSSATKVGVFSDGSLASSVCTSCGQCVAACPTGAIRPKEAPSAVMREVETTCPYCGVGCGIRLRVRPDGRLALMTDDVPNNRSSRGMLCVKGRFGAGFVHAPDRITRPMIRNGGQWQEVSWDKALDAAAEGIARNQGRFGTLASAKATNEEGYVVQKFVRAVTDTNNVDHCARLCHSPSVVAMLRSLGSGATSNSYDDYEEAGCLMVVGSDPSSNHPVIAVRLRQAVSRGTRLIVVNPKRIELCDQADLWLRQRPGTDVTLFNAMARVIIDERLTNIEFVRNRTEEFEAWRASLEPYTLSFAEQMTGVPQEQIAQAARWYAKPAFAGSCLMWGMGITQHTNGTANVHALVNLSLVAGQMGFAGSGISPLRGQNNVQGCCDAGCLPTHLPGYQTYTPEVLEKFHAAWGVRLSDSTGMALTEMIDGCLDGSIRAMYMVGENPLLTEPDLNHAKRAISSLDCLVVQELFLHETAELAHVFLPTAAFAEKEGTFTNSERRVQRVRKAIDPPGEARPDWWITSELAKRVADKLGLSGSGFHYTHPAEVFDEMARLVPFLSGISYERLDREGGIQWPCPTPDHPGTRFLYAESFPIGKAKFIPVVQTAEAAELPDRNFPFLLNTGRVLYHWHGGTLTRRVKGLLELAPRLEVAINPEDARRLGLDQGTLVRLTSRRGELTAYTQITEAVRTGEVFIPFVKLAESGANILTNSAYDPSAKIPEYKVCAVAIERLG, encoded by the coding sequence ATGGGCGATGCGGTCATCAGCCTCACTATCGATGGATCCGTCGTAACCGTCCAGCCCGGCGCCACGGTCCTCGACGCCGTGAACCGGCTTGGTATCCCGCTCTCGCAGCTTTGCAAGGACCCGGATCGGCCGGCGCTCGGTGCCTGCCGGACCTGCCTGGTCAAGGTCGAAGGGATACGCGGCTTCCCGGCTTCCTGTCATCTCCCCGCCCGCGAGGGGATGGCGGTCTCAACCAATGATCCCGATCTCACACGGATCCGAAACGGGGTCTTCGACCTCACGTGCGGCATGGCGATCCCTTCATTCGATCGGCCGGGGTTCGGTCAGCTCTCCGACGCCTGCGCCAGACTCGGGTTCTTCCAGCGCCGCCATATGCCTACGCTATCGCGGCATACGCCTGTAGACGAGAGCAAGTCGTTCTTCATCCTCGATCGGGACGCCTGCATCCTCTGCGGCCGCTGTACCGTCGCCTGCGATGACGTCCAACAGATCGGCGCTATCGCCCTGTTGGGGCGGAGCAGCGCGACCAAGGTGGGCGTCTTCAGCGACGGCTCCCTCGCATCCTCCGTCTGCACCTCGTGCGGACAGTGCGTCGCTGCCTGTCCGACGGGAGCCATCCGCCCAAAGGAAGCGCCCTCGGCCGTCATGCGCGAGGTCGAGACGACCTGTCCCTACTGCGGCGTCGGCTGCGGCATCCGTCTTCGCGTTCGCCCCGATGGGCGCCTCGCGCTGATGACCGACGATGTCCCTAACAATAGATCGAGTCGTGGGATGCTCTGTGTGAAAGGGCGATTCGGCGCAGGGTTCGTTCATGCTCCCGACCGGATTACGCGTCCCATGATTCGGAATGGTGGGCAATGGCAGGAGGTCTCATGGGACAAGGCGTTGGATGCTGCAGCTGAAGGGATCGCTCGAAACCAAGGTCGCTTCGGCACGCTGGCCTCGGCGAAGGCAACCAACGAGGAAGGCTACGTCGTCCAGAAATTCGTCCGGGCGGTGACGGACACCAATAATGTCGATCACTGTGCGCGCCTCTGCCATTCGCCCTCAGTGGTGGCAATGCTGCGCTCACTGGGCTCCGGGGCTACCTCCAACTCCTACGACGATTACGAGGAGGCAGGCTGTCTCATGGTCGTCGGATCGGATCCGTCGTCGAACCATCCGGTGATCGCCGTCCGCCTTCGTCAGGCGGTCAGCCGCGGCACCCGGCTCATCGTGGTGAACCCGAAGCGGATCGAGCTGTGCGATCAGGCAGACCTCTGGCTGCGGCAGCGACCAGGTACAGACGTGACCCTCTTCAACGCCATGGCTCGCGTGATCATCGACGAAAGACTAACCAACATCGAGTTCGTGCGGAACCGGACCGAAGAGTTCGAGGCATGGCGCGCATCGCTGGAACCGTACACACTGTCGTTCGCCGAGCAGATGACCGGTGTCCCGCAGGAGCAGATCGCCCAGGCCGCGCGATGGTACGCGAAACCCGCCTTCGCCGGCTCCTGCCTCATGTGGGGGATGGGGATAACCCAGCATACCAACGGTACGGCGAATGTTCATGCCCTCGTCAACCTGTCTCTTGTCGCGGGCCAGATGGGGTTTGCCGGCTCCGGCATCTCGCCGCTCCGAGGCCAGAACAACGTGCAGGGGTGCTGTGATGCCGGCTGCCTCCCTACTCACCTCCCCGGTTACCAGACCTATACTCCTGAGGTGTTGGAAAAGTTCCACGCGGCCTGGGGCGTTCGACTTTCCGACAGCACAGGAATGGCCCTCACTGAAATGATCGACGGGTGTCTGGATGGATCGATCCGGGCCATGTACATGGTCGGCGAAAATCCTCTCCTCACAGAACCCGATCTCAACCACGCCAAGCGCGCGATCTCCAGTCTCGATTGTCTCGTCGTCCAGGAGCTGTTCCTGCACGAGACGGCAGAGCTGGCTCACGTATTTCTACCTACGGCCGCCTTTGCCGAAAAAGAGGGAACGTTTACCAACTCTGAGCGACGCGTCCAGCGTGTCAGAAAGGCCATCGATCCCCCGGGAGAGGCCAGACCGGACTGGTGGATTACCAGTGAGTTGGCCAAACGAGTGGCCGATAAACTCGGTCTATCGGGTTCGGGATTTCACTATACCCACCCGGCTGAGGTCTTCGATGAGATGGCGAGGCTGGTCCCGTTTCTCTCCGGTATCTCGTATGAGCGATTGGACCGCGAGGGCGGGATTCAGTGGCCCTGTCCGACACCAGACCATCCGGGTACCCGCTTCCTGTATGCGGAGTCGTTCCCCATTGGGAAGGCCAAATTCATTCCTGTAGTTCAGACAGCCGAGGCGGCAGAACTACCCGACCGCAATTTTCCGTTCCTCCTGAACACCGGCCGCGTCTTGTACCACTGGCACGGCGGGACACTCACCCGGCGGGTCAAGGGGCTCCTCGAACTGGCGCCACGCCTCGAGGTCGCCATCAATCCTGAAGACGCCCGGCGACTTGGCCTCGATCAGGGGACGCTCGTTCGGCTCACCTCCCGTCGCGGCGAGCTGACCGCCTACACCCAGATCACCGAGGCCGTCCGAACAGGCGAGGTCTTTATCCCCTTCGTGAAGCTTGCCGAGTCAGGAGCCAATATCCTGACCAACTCGGCCTACGACCCCTCCGCCAAAATCCCCGAATACAAAGTCTGCGCCGTCGCCATCGAACGACTCGGCTAG
- a CDS encoding Putative dehydrogenase, similar to gamma (5') and beta (3') subunits of formate dehydrogenase and to nuoE and nuoF of NADH dehydrogenase (fdhB2/C2) (Evidence 3 : Function proposed based on presence of conserved amino acid motif, structural feature or limited homology; Product type pe : putative enzyme), with product MTPPEEHTLRTLIAQFPRERTWLLPALQTAQRAEGWLSPESLATVALHLRVPQSEVYGVAGHYPEFRLTKPGSRLVRVCTGVSCRIQGGLTLLHALQNRLGLTVGETSQDHSVTLEEADCLFRCAMAPVVEVDHRCYGRLDTDRLDSIFNPPSPRKSLVSAPSLLTSDGDTPKAVLGRLMEQSLTHLPSELRLVVGAGSCSESVGADLLMDRLTEEVKRQGLSATVVEGGCNGMCYAAPIVELYRPDWPRISLKRVTLEHIPLLVSALKADRRPAGIEAVAWQESSWRDISGLDQEPFLRGQHRAVLERCGMVDVNDLADALRQGSYATFGRVLEQGDPLAVINEVKASGLTGRGGAYFGAAHKWEACRNATGSPKYLVINGEEGEPGIFKDRHLMEGDPHRLLEGILLTAFACGASRGILFINGEAELSARRMENALRSAEAVGLLGERILESDFSFQLELRRGSGGFILGEETALMEAIEGKRAMPRPKPPFPVEAGLWGKPTVIHNVETLTAVPLIVSRGAAWFTALGGGRGTKLFGLSGHLARPGIVEVPMRITLRHLIGEIGGGGKDGQTLKAALVGGPSGVIVRSSRFDEPLIPGGTISPGSGGVVALGDSVSIDDVTRTLLTFNAQESCGKCTPCREGTGRLLAILQQSQHSGRRQALEELAEVIRLASLCGLGQSAPLSLLSALDQFPEDIASNPPKISGKG from the coding sequence GTGACTCCGCCAGAGGAACATACTCTTCGCACGCTGATTGCGCAGTTCCCTAGGGAGCGGACCTGGCTGCTGCCGGCATTACAAACGGCACAACGGGCCGAGGGTTGGCTGAGTCCGGAGAGTCTCGCCACTGTCGCTCTACACCTTCGGGTTCCCCAGAGCGAGGTGTACGGTGTTGCCGGCCACTACCCGGAGTTTCGGCTTACCAAGCCGGGATCTCGCCTGGTTCGGGTATGCACGGGTGTCAGCTGTCGCATCCAGGGTGGTCTGACACTGCTCCACGCTCTCCAGAACCGCCTTGGGCTCACGGTCGGCGAGACGTCGCAGGATCACAGCGTCACCCTCGAAGAGGCTGACTGCCTCTTCAGATGTGCGATGGCCCCTGTCGTCGAGGTGGATCATCGCTGCTATGGACGGCTCGATACGGACCGGCTCGACAGCATCTTTAATCCTCCATCTCCTCGAAAATCTCTCGTCTCTGCCCCATCCCTGTTGACGTCAGATGGCGACACTCCTAAGGCTGTCCTCGGGCGGCTTATGGAACAATCCCTCACCCACCTGCCCTCAGAACTTAGGCTTGTCGTCGGCGCAGGCAGTTGTAGCGAATCGGTCGGCGCGGACCTCCTTATGGATCGCTTGACGGAGGAAGTGAAGCGTCAAGGGCTGTCCGCGACCGTCGTGGAGGGGGGCTGCAACGGCATGTGCTACGCCGCTCCCATTGTGGAACTCTACCGACCCGACTGGCCAAGAATCAGCCTCAAGAGGGTCACGCTCGAGCATATCCCTTTGTTGGTCTCCGCGCTGAAAGCTGACCGCCGGCCCGCTGGAATTGAGGCGGTAGCCTGGCAGGAGTCGTCCTGGAGAGATATCTCCGGCCTCGACCAGGAACCGTTCCTGCGCGGCCAGCATCGAGCAGTCCTTGAGCGCTGCGGTATGGTTGACGTCAACGACCTGGCCGACGCCCTGCGTCAGGGAAGCTACGCGACATTCGGTCGCGTCCTGGAGCAGGGCGATCCACTGGCGGTCATTAACGAGGTCAAAGCGTCCGGACTTACCGGGCGGGGCGGGGCGTACTTCGGAGCCGCGCACAAATGGGAGGCCTGCCGCAACGCAACAGGGTCCCCCAAGTATCTCGTGATCAACGGTGAGGAGGGTGAGCCCGGTATCTTCAAGGACCGCCATCTAATGGAGGGAGACCCCCATCGCCTGCTGGAGGGGATCCTATTAACGGCTTTCGCCTGCGGAGCCAGCCGCGGTATTCTCTTCATCAACGGCGAGGCGGAGCTGTCGGCGCGCCGAATGGAGAATGCCCTTCGATCGGCTGAGGCCGTCGGCTTGCTCGGCGAGCGAATTCTGGAAAGCGATTTCTCCTTTCAGCTTGAGCTTCGACGGGGATCGGGCGGCTTTATCCTCGGCGAAGAGACGGCGCTTATGGAAGCGATCGAAGGAAAGCGTGCTATGCCTCGCCCCAAACCTCCATTCCCGGTGGAGGCAGGGCTATGGGGTAAGCCGACGGTGATTCATAACGTCGAAACCCTTACGGCTGTGCCGCTGATCGTCAGTCGAGGGGCAGCGTGGTTTACGGCTCTCGGGGGAGGACGTGGGACCAAGTTGTTCGGCCTTTCCGGCCACCTCGCTCGACCGGGGATCGTGGAGGTGCCGATGCGTATCACCCTCCGTCACCTGATCGGAGAGATCGGTGGCGGAGGTAAAGATGGACAGACGCTGAAGGCGGCGCTGGTCGGCGGACCGTCCGGCGTCATCGTCCGTTCGAGTCGGTTTGATGAGCCGCTGATCCCTGGCGGAACCATTTCGCCAGGCAGCGGCGGTGTCGTCGCTTTGGGCGACAGCGTCTCCATTGACGACGTCACCCGAACGCTCCTCACCTTCAATGCGCAGGAGTCATGCGGCAAATGCACGCCATGCCGGGAGGGAACAGGCCGCCTGCTCGCGATTCTTCAACAGTCTCAACACTCGGGTCGCAGGCAGGCGCTTGAGGAACTGGCTGAGGTCATACGGCTGGCGTCGCTCTGCGGTCTCGGTCAATCGGCGCCCCTGTCACTTCTCTCGGCGCTTGATCAGTTTCCCGAAGACATAGCCTCCAACCCACCTAAAATCTCCGGAAAGGGATAA
- a CDS encoding protein of unknown function (Evidence 5 : No homology to any previously reported sequences) has translation MIHLDDRGHRTSEEAVSLFEGDAVILRRLADREPKAVLESVEQCQTTLDATADTRAYPNQARSRLGKPKLRVVAGNTVHLALGNPKV, from the coding sequence ATGATCCACCTCGACGACAGGGGCCATCGCACATCTGAAGAGGCAGTCAGCCTCTTCGAGGGTGACGCTGTGATCCTGCGACGTCTCGCCGACCGTGAGCCCAAGGCGGTTCTGGAGAGCGTGGAGCAGTGTCAGACCACCCTGGATGCGACAGCTGACACCCGTGCATACCCGAACCAGGCGAGATCCCGGCTTGGTAAGCCGAAACTCCGGGTAGTGGCCGGCAACACCGTACACCTCGCTCTGGGGAACCCGAAGGTGTAG
- a CDS encoding putative AsnC family transcriptional regulator (Evidence 3 : Function proposed based on presence of conserved amino acid motif, structural feature or limited homology; Product type pr : putative regulator) gives MAVSAFVFLECAAGRSKDVATQVSGIPGVKLSHAVTGPHDVIAFVEGPDINALGITIISKIQAVSGVLRTTTNVVVE, from the coding sequence GTGGCGGTGTCGGCGTTTGTCTTTCTTGAGTGTGCTGCAGGTCGATCCAAAGACGTGGCTACGCAGGTATCCGGGATTCCCGGAGTGAAGCTCTCTCACGCTGTGACCGGTCCACACGATGTCATTGCCTTTGTGGAGGGTCCGGATATCAACGCATTGGGGATCACGATTATCTCAAAGATCCAGGCGGTATCCGGGGTGCTTCGCACGACGACGAACGTTGTGGTGGAGTAG
- a CDS encoding conserved hypothetical protein (Evidence 4 : Homologs of previously reported genes of unknown function) codes for MQKQERRPTIMTLEEVARFLRLNKSTIYRMAREGTLPAWKLGNVWRFKKEAIEDWIVGSQRAHEQKHKTKS; via the coding sequence ATGCAGAAGCAGGAGCGACGGCCAACAATCATGACCCTGGAGGAGGTTGCTCGCTTCCTCCGACTGAACAAATCGACGATCTACCGGATGGCGCGGGAAGGTACGCTCCCGGCTTGGAAGCTGGGGAACGTCTGGCGATTTAAGAAAGAGGCCATCGAAGATTGGATCGTCGGCAGCCAGCGGGCCCACGAGCAAAAGCACAAAACAAAATCCTAG
- a CDS encoding hypothetical protein (Evidence 5 : No homology to any previously reported sequences), with protein sequence MLYRSALIPPSPRAFRSPIASTSHAYGVATQRVQALSLRIVWTGRDAGVDTHPSAAVAGCMDGSRGGIVWRHARINQDGFSIEVVVCGGSLKSRPNRACRR encoded by the coding sequence GTGCTCTACCGCTCAGCCCTTATCCCCCCGTCACCACGTGCCTTTCGGTCGCCTATCGCTTCGACCAGTCATGCCTACGGCGTTGCCACACAGCGCGTACAGGCGCTGAGCCTCCGGATCGTATGGACCGGCCGAGATGCCGGCGTCGATACGCACCCCTCGGCGGCTGTGGCAGGCTGTATGGACGGGTCAAGAGGCGGGATCGTTTGGCGTCACGCCAGAATCAATCAGGATGGCTTTAGCATAGAGGTTGTCGTATGCGGGGGGAGTCTGAAAAGCCGGCCAAACCGGGCATGTCGGAGGTGA